The genomic DNA GGTCATATTGCTTTTAATGAACCAGGGTCATCTCTTCAATCAAGGACAAGAATTAAAACCTTGACTCAAGATACAATTATTGCAAATTCAAGATTTTTTGATAACGATATCACTAAAGTTCCCAAAAGTGCCTTAACTGTAGGAGTAGGTACCATTATGGATTCAAAAGAAGTTCTAATTATTGTAAATGGACATAATAAGGCAAGAGCACTAAAACATGCTATTGAGAGCGGAGTTAATCACATGTGGACAATTAGCGCCCTTCAACTACATAAACAAGCAATTATCGTCTCAGATGAAGTTGCAACACACGAACTTAAAGTTGGTACAGTAAAATACTTCAATGACATTGAAAAAAACAATTTTAATAACGATATATAAGGTTACTCAATTTCAACTAACAATACATAAACTAAACTAGGCTCTACAATTAATTTCTGCCTAGCTTGGTTTAAATTTTTTAAAATAATATTATTCTATTATCTCATTATATACTCTTGAAACTTCTTCCCAGTTTAAAGCCTTAAAGAACGCATCAAGATAATCTACTCTCCTATTTTGATATTTAAGATAATAAGCATGTTCCCATACATCAATACCTAAAATAGGGTCATAATCTTCCATTAAAGGACTATCTTGGTTTACTCTTGTTATTATTTGCAATTCCCTTTTTCCATGAAGAACTAACCATGCCCAACCACTCCCAAATATCTTCATAGCTGAGTCTTTTAAAGCCATCTTAAGCTTATCAAGATTTCCAAAAGTAGTATTCACATGTTCTTCAAAATTTTCTAAAATATTATCTTTATTTCCAGGTCTCAAGATTCTAAAATACATATTATGGTTAACATAACCACCACCATTATTTCTTATTGGTGTTTGCAATTCCTGAGGAAAACGCTGGATATTTTTTAATATACTTTCAATATCTTTAGAATAATTTATTTCTGTCTTCTCAAGGGCAGAATTTAAATTTACTGTGTACGCATTATGATGCTTGCTATGGTGAATTTCCATAGTTCTAGCATCAATATATGGCTCTACAGCATCATAAGCATAACCAAGTTCTGGCAACTTAAACATAAAATCCTCCTCTTTAGCCTTTTCCATGGCAATTTTTATATTTTTTACCACTTCCACAATGACAAGGCTCATTTCTTCCAATTTTTGGGCTACTTCTAACTATTTGTATTCCTCTAGCATTATCTCCTTCTCCAGAAACGAAATCTGTAATCTTTTTATGAGTAGCATTTATTTTCTTAAGAGGTTTATTTTTATAATCACTAGAATCAACATCAACTTTCATCTGCAAAGTTCGTCTTAAAGTCTCAACCTTAATATCTTTAACAAGTTCACTAAAAATTGCAAACCCCTCTTCCTTGTATTCAGTAATAGGGTTCTTATTAGCATAAGATCTAAGATAAACAGACTCTCTTAAAGAATCAAGATTTGCAAGATGTTCTTGAAATTTAAAATCAATATTTCTTAAATATTCATATCTTAAAAATTCATTTAAAAGCTCAGGTCCAATTAAATCTTCTTTTGCACCTAAATTGGCCTTTGCAATTTCCATTAATTTATCTTTTAAATCTAAAATACTAATGCCCTCAACAGAACCAATATTCTCCATCATGTAAGCAAAAATTGAATTTATTTCACTCAATACAGAACCCGTAACCACATCACCCTTAACCTTATCAAACAAAAAATCAAGATACTCCCTTAAAGAAAGAAGAAGGCGCTCCTTAATGTTATTATCAGCAAGTATTGAATCTCTTTGAGAATAAATAAACTCTCTATGTTTTGTTATAACATCATCATATTCCAAAAGATG from Borrelia turcica IST7 includes the following:
- a CDS encoding superoxide dismutase is translated as MFKLPELGYAYDAVEPYIDARTMEIHHSKHHNAYTVNLNSALEKTEINYSKDIESILKNIQRFPQELQTPIRNNGGGYVNHNMYFRILRPGNKDNILENFEEHVNTTFGNLDKLKMALKDSAMKIFGSGWAWLVLHGKRELQIITRVNQDSPLMEDYDPILGIDVWEHAYYLKYQNRRVDYLDAFFKALNWEEVSRVYNEIIE